One Rickettsiales bacterium genomic window carries:
- the mtaB gene encoding tRNA (N(6)-L-threonylcarbamoyladenosine(37)-C(2))-methylthiotransferase MtaB, whose translation MSVEIVTFGCRLNTYESEVMRANAQKAGLQNTIIFNTCAVTAEAERQARQAIRRARKENPDAKIIVTGCSAQIKPETYAEMGEIDHVLGNEEKLSEKSYFDFTPQSEKIRVNDIMSVKETASHMVTSFDGRARAFVQVQNGCNHRCTFCIIPYGRGNSRSVPIGEIVQQTRALVESGYKEIVLTGVDISDYGKDLPGEPTLGQMMRRLLALVPELPRLRLSSIDAVEVDDDIFRLLAEEPRLMPHIHVSLQAGDDMILKRMKRRHSRKDAIDFCARVRDLRPDVVFGADIIAGFPTETEEMFLNTLNIVEEAGLTYLHVFPYSARSGTPAARMPQVAKELRKERAARLRGKGEEQLNKFYSSWIGHTTHAIVENSTLARTDHFAPVILDKPLASGDLIQVRITAANTEGMTGEVVN comes from the coding sequence ATGAGTGTAGAAATCGTCACCTTCGGCTGCCGCCTGAACACCTATGAAAGCGAGGTCATGCGCGCCAACGCGCAGAAAGCAGGCCTGCAGAATACGATTATCTTCAACACCTGCGCAGTAACGGCGGAAGCCGAACGCCAGGCAAGGCAAGCTATTCGCCGCGCACGCAAGGAAAACCCGGATGCGAAGATCATTGTCACGGGATGTTCCGCTCAGATCAAACCGGAAACTTACGCTGAGATGGGCGAAATCGATCATGTTCTGGGAAACGAGGAAAAACTCTCCGAGAAAAGCTATTTCGATTTCACTCCGCAGAGTGAGAAGATTCGCGTCAATGATATCATGTCCGTCAAGGAAACCGCCTCACACATGGTCACGAGCTTTGACGGCAGAGCGCGCGCCTTCGTGCAAGTGCAAAACGGCTGCAATCACCGCTGCACATTCTGCATTATTCCTTACGGCCGTGGCAACAGTCGTTCGGTTCCCATAGGCGAAATCGTGCAGCAGACGCGCGCACTGGTCGAAAGCGGTTATAAAGAAATCGTACTCACAGGTGTGGATATCAGTGATTACGGCAAAGACCTTCCGGGGGAACCAACACTCGGCCAGATGATGCGCCGCCTGCTCGCGCTCGTACCGGAACTGCCGCGCCTGCGCCTCTCATCCATTGACGCCGTGGAAGTCGATGATGATATTTTCCGCCTGCTGGCCGAAGAGCCGCGCCTGATGCCGCATATCCATGTGAGCCTGCAGGCAGGGGACGATATGATCCTCAAGCGCATGAAACGCCGCCATAGCCGCAAGGATGCCATTGATTTTTGTGCCCGCGTGCGTGATTTACGCCCGGACGTGGTTTTCGGCGCGGATATCATCGCTGGCTTCCCCACAGAGACTGAGGAAATGTTTCTCAATACTCTTAATATCGTCGAGGAAGCAGGCCTCACCTACCTTCATGTATTCCCCTACTCCGCCCGCAGCGGCACTCCCGCCGCCCGCATGCCGCAGGTTGCCAAGGAACTCCGCAAGGAGCGCGCTGCCCGCCTGCGCGGCAAAGGGGAAGAACAGCTGAATAAATTTTACTCCTCCTGGATCGGCCATACGACTCATGCGATTGTGGAAAACAGCACGCTCGCACGCACCGATCATTTTGCCCCCGTAATACTTGACAAACCACTCGCAAGCGGTGATTTGATACAGGTACGCATAACCGCCGCGAATACGGAAGGCATGACAGGAGAGGTAGTAAACTGA
- the dapF gene encoding diaminopimelate epimerase — MRIPFIKMQGAGNDFVIIDARSATLPALDWGRIADRNFGIGCDQGIILEPSSRADIFMRIMNADGSESSACGNATRCVAWLIANEKKALSATIETKAGLLAAEVASQSEITIDMGMPQLEWQDIPLASACDTLHLPIRLDILEDPVAVSMGNPHMVFFVEQAIAFVPLAQLGSKLEHHELFPERTNVEVAKILAPDEIDLCVWERGSGLTLACGTGACATLVAARRRGLSADTANVHLPGGTLRIEWRESDNRVYMTGAAQTSFEGAFNSSDYLL, encoded by the coding sequence ATGAGGATTCCATTTATAAAAATGCAAGGCGCGGGCAATGATTTTGTGATTATTGACGCTCGCTCCGCTACTTTGCCTGCTCTGGACTGGGGACGGATTGCTGACCGCAATTTCGGCATCGGCTGCGATCAGGGCATCATACTGGAGCCTTCCTCCCGGGCAGATATCTTCATGCGCATCATGAATGCCGACGGCAGTGAATCCAGCGCCTGCGGTAACGCTACACGCTGCGTGGCGTGGCTGATTGCCAACGAAAAAAAGGCGCTGTCAGCCACTATAGAGACAAAAGCTGGCCTGCTGGCCGCCGAAGTGGCAAGCCAGTCTGAAATCACTATCGACATGGGAATGCCGCAACTGGAATGGCAGGATATTCCGCTTGCAAGCGCTTGCGACACGCTGCACTTGCCTATCCGACTGGATATCCTCGAAGATCCGGTTGCCGTCAGCATGGGAAATCCCCATATGGTATTCTTTGTAGAACAAGCTATCGCATTCGTTCCGTTGGCCCAACTGGGGAGCAAGCTCGAGCATCATGAACTCTTTCCAGAGCGCACAAATGTGGAAGTTGCAAAAATTCTGGCACCTGATGAAATTGATTTATGCGTCTGGGAACGTGGCTCAGGCTTGACGCTTGCCTGCGGCACAGGAGCCTGCGCCACGCTTGTGGCCGCACGCCGTCGTGGCTTAAGCGCCGATACCGCTAATGTTCATCTTCCCGGAGGAACCTTGCGTATTGAATGGCGCGAATCCGACAACCGGGTCTATATGACCGGCGCCGCGCAAACCTCTTTCGAAGGCGCATTCAATAGCAGTGATTACCTTCTATGA
- the ssb gene encoding single-stranded DNA-binding protein, which yields MAGSVNKVILVGNLGRDPEIRSTQDGKEIANLTLATSETWRDRNTGERREKTEWHRIVVFNDGLIGVIKNYLHKGSKIYVEGALQTRKWTDQSGQEKYSTEVVLQGFGSTLTMLDNRNAGHGEGGNHNGGYNNNNQNAAPQKAMASADLDDEIPF from the coding sequence ATGGCAGGCAGCGTAAACAAGGTGATTTTGGTAGGCAATCTCGGCCGTGACCCCGAAATCCGCAGCACGCAGGATGGCAAGGAAATAGCGAATCTTACACTGGCAACCTCCGAAACTTGGCGCGACCGTAATACGGGAGAACGCCGTGAAAAAACGGAATGGCACCGCATCGTCGTATTCAACGATGGGTTGATCGGGGTAATCAAGAACTACCTCCATAAAGGCTCCAAGATTTACGTTGAAGGCGCCCTGCAGACCCGCAAATGGACGGACCAGTCGGGACAGGAAAAATACTCGACCGAAGTCGTTCTGCAAGGATTCGGCAGCACGCTCACCATGTTGGACAATCGCAACGCAGGGCATGGCGAAGGCGGCAACCATAATGGCGGTTACAATAATAACAATCAGAACGCCGCGCCGCAAAAAGCCATGGCATCCGCCGATCTGGACGACGAAATACCGTTCTAG